A genomic window from Sulfurimonas sp. hsl 1-7 includes:
- the tsf gene encoding translation elongation factor Ts, producing MAAITAAMVKELRTATDAPMMDCKKVLVEADGDIEKAKELLKERGIAKAAKKADRVAAEGLVGLKIADDLSKATVVEINSETDFVAQNEGFKDLVLKTTEEVFNTNPSDVAGVMGTEFGSYFTETVAKIGEKIELRRFGTLEAEDDTVAMNAYVHSNNRIAVIVKAKCDSAKTAEGMKDVLKQVAMHASAMKPQVLSYKDFTSEFVESETKGRIEAIKKENEELARLGKTLKNVPSFVSMMQLTDEIMKKAEEDIKADLAAQGKPEKIWDKIIPGSLARFVDDNTTLDKEQALLDQTYVLDDKKTVAEAVEAAAKALGGTAEIVDFIRLEVGEGIEKVEDDFAAEVAAQMG from the coding sequence ATGGCAGCAATTACAGCAGCAATGGTTAAGGAGCTCAGAACTGCAACTGACGCTCCAATGATGGATTGTAAAAAAGTTTTAGTTGAAGCTGACGGAGATATCGAAAAAGCGAAAGAGCTTTTAAAAGAAAGAGGTATCGCTAAAGCAGCTAAAAAAGCTGATAGAGTAGCAGCTGAAGGTCTTGTAGGTCTTAAAATTGCTGATGATTTATCTAAAGCTACAGTTGTTGAAATCAACTCTGAAACTGACTTCGTTGCTCAAAATGAAGGTTTCAAAGATTTAGTTCTTAAAACTACTGAAGAAGTATTCAACACTAACCCAAGCGATGTTGCTGGTGTAATGGGAACTGAATTCGGTTCATACTTCACTGAAACAGTTGCAAAAATCGGTGAGAAGATCGAACTTCGTCGTTTCGGTACTTTAGAAGCTGAAGATGATACAGTTGCAATGAACGCTTACGTTCACTCTAACAACCGTATCGCTGTAATCGTAAAAGCTAAATGTGACTCTGCAAAAACTGCTGAAGGTATGAAAGACGTACTTAAGCAAGTTGCAATGCACGCATCTGCTATGAAACCACAAGTTTTAAGCTACAAAGATTTCACTTCTGAATTCGTTGAGTCTGAAACTAAAGGTCGTATCGAAGCTATTAAAAAAGAAAACGAAGAGTTAGCACGTTTAGGTAAAACACTTAAAAACGTTCCATCATTCGTTTCTATGATGCAATTAACTGACGAAATTATGAAAAAAGCTGAAGAAGATATCAAAGCTGATCTTGCAGCTCAAGGGAAACCTGAAAAAATCTGGGACAAAATTATCCCTGGTTCTTTAGCTCGTTTTGTTGATGACAACACTACTTTAGATAAAGAGCAAGCTTTACTTGACCAAACTTACGTACTTGACGATAAAAAAACAGTAGCAGAGGCTGTTGAAGCTGCTGCTAAAGCTCTTGGCGGTACTGCTGAGATCGTTGACTTTATCCGTCTTGAAGTGGGTGAAGGTATCGAGAAAGTTGAAGATGACTTCGCAGCTGAAGTAGCTGCACAAATGGGTTAA